Below is a genomic region from Nitrospirota bacterium.
CTTTAACAAAAGACCAGGTAAAATGGCCTGAAGGATCATTACCTGCACTAACTATACGATCACGAACGCTTGTGGTAAGGGTCTCACCATTTGGCTGCTTTATCGGCGGGTGATGCATGACGTTTTTCAACTTGAAGGGCCTGTCCGCCGGCAGATTCTGAAATTTTACCGTAACGCCCCAAATTTCATTCAGCCTGCAGGGAATAACTGCAGTTGTTTCAAAATGCTCGACATTTTTTCTCTTAATAATTACCCCGCCGCTGGTTTTATCACTGGTGGGGACTTCAGATGTCAACTCACCAGTATAGCGGCCATACGCTGTGATAGATGCAGTTGTTGGCTCTGCAGCGCAAAACGCTACAGTGTAAAGCAGGCT
It encodes:
- a CDS encoding DUF3859 domain-containing protein; amino-acid sequence: MTSEVPTSDKTSGGVIIKRKNVEHFETTAVIPCRLNEIWGVTVKFQNLPADRPFKLKNVMHHPPIKQPNGETLTTSVRDRIVSAGNDPSGHFTWSFVKGYEYELVPGKWTRKIYIDDVEVASMTFDIIK